Proteins encoded together in one Variovorax paradoxus EPS window:
- the sctQ gene encoding type III secretion system cytoplasmic ring protein SctQ, producing the protein MNASVHASSNVEAITDLGDAPALPRSDAGSVRAINRLYASLHAREFAIAGATYRLHWLHQPVLSHAMRDSYRFRLGTQIGHLGLERQAVQLLLAEHRIESLPAGLRYILLADALHPLIDRLEKTLRLHFEWQPMDAEAAALRHANKFVCDAERAAFFSAVPAAGGTSLDGFVQFEDAEGFELLAAQSAGPSDAPKAATLDAATAAARFDALRVPLDFRIGSTPIQLRELRTIRPGDIVGIEQWTPLDAAIVVSAQIGRRAGFRLFAFAEGSRITIQQSLHSAMKQDPAAPIAAAESGASLPIDRLDALEVMLRFEVGDIELSLGELKALRPGHVFDLGQPLNRSPIRILAHGNVLGKGYLVAVGDRLGVRVSEFAPGEV; encoded by the coding sequence GTGAACGCAAGCGTGCATGCGTCCTCGAACGTCGAGGCCATCACCGACCTCGGAGACGCGCCCGCGTTGCCCCGGTCGGATGCCGGCTCGGTCCGCGCCATCAACAGGCTCTACGCGAGCCTGCACGCGCGTGAGTTCGCGATCGCGGGTGCCACCTACAGGCTGCACTGGCTGCACCAGCCCGTCCTCTCGCACGCCATGCGTGACAGCTATCGCTTCCGGCTGGGCACGCAGATCGGTCACCTCGGACTCGAGCGGCAGGCGGTGCAGTTGCTGCTGGCCGAGCACCGCATCGAAAGCCTGCCTGCGGGGCTGCGCTACATCCTTCTTGCGGATGCGCTGCATCCGTTGATCGACCGCCTGGAGAAGACGCTTCGACTGCACTTCGAGTGGCAACCGATGGACGCGGAGGCTGCCGCGCTGCGCCATGCGAACAAGTTCGTCTGCGATGCCGAGCGCGCGGCGTTTTTCTCGGCGGTACCCGCGGCCGGCGGAACTTCCCTGGATGGCTTCGTGCAATTCGAGGACGCCGAAGGATTCGAACTGCTCGCCGCTCAGAGTGCCGGACCGAGCGACGCGCCGAAGGCCGCAACCCTCGATGCGGCGACGGCCGCCGCGCGCTTCGACGCGCTGCGCGTTCCGCTCGACTTCCGCATCGGCAGCACGCCGATCCAGCTGCGCGAACTGCGCACCATCCGTCCTGGCGACATCGTCGGCATCGAGCAGTGGACACCGCTGGATGCCGCGATCGTGGTGAGCGCGCAGATCGGCCGCCGCGCCGGCTTTCGTCTCTTCGCCTTCGCGGAAGGCTCCCGAATCACCATTCAGCAATCCCTGCACAGCGCCATGAAACAAGACCCCGCCGCGCCCATTGCCGCCGCCGAATCCGGCGCCAGCCTTCCGATCGACCGGCTTGACGCCCTGGAGGTGATGCTGCGCTTCGAAGTGGGAGACATCGAACTCTCGCTCGGCGAGCTAAAGGCCCTGCGCCCGGGCCATGTCTTTGACCTGGGGCAGCCGCTCAACCGCAGCCCGATCCGCATCCTTGCGCACGGCAATGTGCTTGGAAAGGGCTACCTGGTGGCCGTGGGCGATCGACTCGGGGTGCGCGTGTCGGAGTTCGCGCCCGGCGAGGTCTGA
- the recN gene encoding DNA repair protein RecN: MALRRIALRDFVIVRSLELDLSGGFTVLTGETGAGKSILIDALQLALGNRADAGAVREGAERLDVSAEFDADPTLDSWLDEGGFEAGDALLLRRTVDLQGRSRGWINGSPATATQLRELGDRLLDIHGQHAWQSLTRPEAVRGLLDAYAGVRTDALDAAWQGWRQALSALEHARSAQDSLQRERERLQWQISEVAKLAPGTDEWEELSTNHSRISNAQALIDAAQGASQALEDDDNGALAALSRAATLLQNCEHIEPEFRALGEVLASCVAQASDAAHTLHGYLRDAEADPQSLAELDERMGLWMSLARRYKRTPGDLPALLAGWQAELQALDAQSDLDGLERTEQNAQQAYLKEAKALGKARKQAAPRLAQAVTQAMQGLGMQGGRFEVELQPLAQPSRAGLEDIAFLVAGHTGSTPRAIGKVASGGELSRIALAIAVTTSQLGAAQTLIFDEVDAGVGGAVAETVGRLMKQLGRDRQVLAVTHLPQVAACADHHLVVAKRQTAGAGKDGPRTESGVSRLDDDTRANEIARMLGGEKVSQTSLAHAREMLGHKTSAATP; encoded by the coding sequence ATGGCGCTGCGACGCATCGCACTGCGCGACTTCGTGATCGTGCGATCACTCGAACTCGACCTGTCCGGCGGCTTCACGGTGTTGACCGGTGAAACCGGCGCGGGCAAATCCATATTGATAGACGCGCTGCAACTGGCGCTGGGCAACCGGGCCGATGCCGGCGCTGTTCGCGAAGGCGCCGAGCGCCTCGACGTGAGCGCCGAATTCGACGCCGACCCGACACTGGACAGTTGGCTCGACGAAGGCGGCTTCGAAGCCGGCGACGCGCTGCTGCTGCGCCGCACCGTCGACCTGCAGGGACGCAGCCGCGGCTGGATCAACGGCAGTCCGGCCACCGCCACGCAACTGCGCGAACTGGGCGACCGCTTGCTCGACATCCACGGCCAGCACGCCTGGCAGAGCCTCACGCGCCCCGAGGCCGTGCGCGGCCTGCTCGATGCCTACGCGGGCGTCCGTACCGATGCGCTCGACGCCGCGTGGCAAGGCTGGCGCCAGGCCCTCTCCGCCCTCGAACACGCGCGCTCGGCGCAAGACTCGTTGCAGCGCGAACGCGAGCGGCTGCAGTGGCAGATCTCCGAAGTCGCCAAGCTCGCGCCCGGCACCGATGAGTGGGAAGAGCTGTCGACCAACCATTCGCGCATCTCCAATGCCCAGGCGCTGATCGACGCGGCGCAGGGCGCGAGCCAGGCGCTCGAAGACGACGACAACGGCGCCCTCGCCGCGCTCTCGCGCGCGGCCACGCTGCTGCAGAACTGCGAGCACATCGAGCCCGAATTTCGCGCGCTGGGCGAGGTGCTGGCCTCCTGCGTGGCGCAGGCTTCGGACGCCGCCCACACGCTGCACGGCTATCTGCGCGACGCCGAGGCCGATCCGCAAAGCCTGGCCGAACTCGACGAACGCATGGGCCTCTGGATGTCGCTCGCGCGCCGCTACAAGCGCACGCCCGGCGACCTGCCTGCACTGCTGGCCGGCTGGCAAGCCGAGCTGCAGGCGCTCGATGCGCAAAGCGATCTCGACGGCCTGGAACGCACCGAGCAGAACGCGCAGCAGGCCTACCTGAAAGAAGCCAAGGCACTCGGCAAAGCCCGCAAACAGGCCGCACCGCGCCTGGCCCAGGCGGTCACGCAAGCCATGCAGGGCCTCGGCATGCAAGGCGGGCGTTTCGAGGTCGAGCTGCAGCCGCTGGCGCAACCCAGCCGCGCGGGCCTCGAAGACATCGCCTTCCTCGTGGCCGGCCACACCGGCAGCACCCCGCGCGCGATCGGCAAGGTGGCCTCGGGCGGCGAGCTCTCGCGCATCGCGCTGGCCATCGCCGTGACGACCAGCCAGCTCGGCGCCGCACAGACACTGATCTTCGACGAGGTCGATGCCGGCGTTGGCGGTGCAGTTGCCGAAACCGTCGGCCGCCTCATGAAGCAACTCGGCCGCGACCGCCAGGTGCTGGCCGTGACCCACCTGCCGCAGGTGGCCGCCTGCGCCGACCATCACCTCGTCGTGGCCAAGCGCCAGACGGCGGGCGCCGGCAAGGACGGCCCGCGCACCGAGAGCGGCGTGTCGCGGCTCGACGACGACACCCGCGCCAACGAAATCGCCCGCATGCTGGGCGGTGAAAAGGTCTCGCAGACCTCGCTCGCTCATGCCCGCGAGATGCTTGGCCACAAGACCTCGGCAGCCACGCCATGA
- a CDS encoding helix-turn-helix domain-containing protein yields the protein MTLPLLLRHTRTSSKMSQLELALRLEVSQRHVSFVETGRAAASREMLLAWMEAVDAPASIRNAALTMAGFTTVAAETASAWTAGPDATEPALQRMIQLHNPLPGIVFDPDWRALAVNRSGKWLCSMVMPAYCEVIDNVFEGMDMIHCLSHEDGLLSRARNATQVGAALLLQLQTESWIRPALCPRVERLAESLQRRYGKLPVPSGVLGIAAPSAEMCFDTPHGELNFSTFQSAFGMPHDINSSSLRIELWFPSDDRTRHVMNRGRAVVQSLD from the coding sequence ATGACTCTGCCGCTGCTGCTGCGCCATACCCGGACGAGTTCGAAAATGTCTCAACTCGAACTTGCGCTGCGCCTTGAAGTCTCGCAGCGCCATGTGAGCTTCGTGGAAACGGGCCGTGCAGCGGCGAGCCGGGAAATGCTGTTGGCCTGGATGGAGGCAGTCGATGCACCTGCATCGATTCGCAACGCCGCGCTGACGATGGCCGGTTTCACCACCGTTGCCGCGGAGACCGCGTCCGCATGGACCGCCGGACCCGACGCGACCGAGCCCGCCCTGCAGCGGATGATTCAACTGCATAACCCCCTGCCGGGCATCGTGTTCGATCCCGACTGGCGTGCGCTGGCTGTGAACCGCAGCGGCAAGTGGCTCTGTTCGATGGTGATGCCCGCGTACTGCGAAGTCATCGACAACGTCTTCGAGGGCATGGACATGATCCACTGCCTCTCCCACGAGGACGGCCTGCTGTCCCGGGCCCGCAACGCAACGCAGGTCGGCGCGGCGCTGTTGCTGCAGTTGCAGACCGAGAGCTGGATACGGCCCGCCCTGTGCCCACGCGTCGAGCGGCTGGCTGAGTCGTTGCAGAGGCGCTACGGCAAGCTGCCCGTTCCGTCGGGGGTCTTGGGTATCGCGGCGCCGAGCGCCGAGATGTGCTTCGATACGCCTCACGGAGAGCTGAACTTCTCGACCTTCCAAAGCGCGTTCGGCATGCCTCATGACATCAATTCATCGTCGCTGCGCATCGAACTCTGGTTCCCCTCCGACGACCGCACGCGCCACGTGATGAACCGGGGCCGTGCCGTCGTTCAGAGCCTCGACTGA
- the hrcA gene encoding heat-inducible transcriptional repressor HrcA, translating into MLDDRAKLLLKTLVERYIADGQPVGSRTLSRSSGLDLSPATIRNVMSDLEALGLIASPHTSAGRIPTHRGYRLFVDTMLTAQREQMSTPSLAPDQPQKVIANAANILSNLSQFVGVVMAPRRASVFKQIEFLRLSENRLLVIIVSPDGDVQNRVIFPEADYSQSQLVEASNYINAHYAGLTIEQVRDRLQSEVEKLRGEIAALMQAAVQVSSEVLTEAQEDDVVISGERNLLAVTDFSSDMGQLRRAFELFEQKAQLMRLLDVSSKAEGVRIFIGGESQVVPFEELSIVSANYEVDGQVVGTLGVIGPTRMPYERMIQIVDITSRLVSNALSHRK; encoded by the coding sequence ATGCTGGACGACCGTGCCAAGTTGCTGCTCAAGACGCTCGTCGAGCGCTACATCGCCGACGGGCAACCCGTCGGGTCACGCACGTTGTCGCGTTCTTCGGGGCTGGATCTGTCGCCCGCAACCATCCGCAACGTCATGTCCGACCTCGAGGCGCTGGGGCTCATTGCCAGCCCGCACACCTCGGCCGGCCGTATCCCGACCCATCGCGGCTACCGCCTGTTCGTGGACACCATGCTGACCGCGCAGCGCGAGCAGATGAGCACGCCGAGCCTCGCGCCCGACCAGCCGCAGAAGGTGATCGCCAACGCGGCGAACATCCTGTCGAACCTGTCGCAGTTCGTCGGCGTCGTGATGGCGCCCCGCCGCGCCTCGGTGTTCAAGCAGATCGAATTCCTGCGGTTGTCCGAGAACCGGCTGCTCGTGATCATCGTCTCGCCCGATGGCGATGTGCAGAACCGGGTGATCTTTCCAGAGGCCGACTATTCGCAGTCGCAGTTGGTCGAGGCCTCCAACTACATCAACGCGCACTACGCGGGTCTCACGATCGAACAGGTGCGCGATCGCCTGCAGTCCGAGGTCGAGAAGCTGCGCGGCGAAATTGCAGCGCTGATGCAGGCAGCGGTCCAGGTGAGTTCCGAAGTGCTGACCGAGGCGCAGGAAGACGACGTCGTGATCTCCGGTGAGCGCAACCTGCTGGCGGTGACCGACTTCTCCAGCGACATGGGCCAACTGCGCCGGGCCTTCGAACTCTTCGAGCAGAAGGCGCAGTTGATGCGCCTGCTCGATGTGTCGAGCAAGGCCGAGGGCGTGCGCATCTTCATCGGTGGTGAAAGCCAGGTAGTGCCGTTCGAGGAGCTCTCCATCGTCAGCGCCAACTATGAGGTCGACGGGCAGGTGGTGGGCACGCTGGGCGTGATCGGACCGACGCGCATGCCCTACGAGCGGATGATCCAGATCGTCGACATCACGTCGCGGCTGGTGAGCAATGCGCTGAGCCACCGCAAGTAG
- the rapZ gene encoding RNase adapter RapZ, producing the protein MNLDLVLITGMSGSGKSVALHALEDAGYYCVDNLPPELLTSFIALQHEQQATRVAIAMDVRSGVSLPIVPQQLEALRRDGVSLRSLFLDATTDALLRRYSETRRRHPLSRQESRTDVPEQHRVLVQAIELERELLADLRDGADVIDTSLIRPAQLQSYIKALISAPQNALTLVFESFAFKRGVPLDADYVFDVRMLPNPHYVPALRQLTGRDTPVIEWLREHDDVARMYDDIEQFLSHWIDALARDHRSYVTVAIGCTGGQHRSVFLVEQLAHTFGTRWGALKRHRELDAN; encoded by the coding sequence ATGAACCTCGACCTGGTGCTCATCACCGGCATGTCGGGCTCGGGCAAGTCCGTGGCGCTGCATGCGCTGGAAGACGCCGGTTACTACTGCGTCGACAACCTGCCGCCCGAACTCCTCACCTCGTTCATCGCGCTGCAGCATGAGCAACAGGCCACGCGCGTGGCCATCGCGATGGACGTGCGCAGCGGCGTGTCGCTGCCGATCGTTCCGCAGCAACTCGAAGCGCTGCGCCGCGACGGCGTGTCGCTGCGCTCGCTGTTCCTCGACGCCACCACTGACGCGCTGCTGCGCCGCTATTCGGAAACCCGTCGGCGCCACCCGCTCTCGCGCCAGGAAAGCCGCACCGACGTGCCCGAGCAGCATCGCGTGCTCGTGCAGGCCATCGAACTCGAACGCGAGCTGCTGGCCGACCTGCGCGACGGTGCCGACGTGATCGACACCAGCCTCATTCGCCCCGCGCAACTGCAGAGCTACATCAAGGCGCTGATCTCCGCGCCGCAGAACGCGCTCACGCTGGTGTTCGAGTCGTTCGCCTTCAAGCGCGGCGTGCCGCTCGATGCGGATTACGTGTTCGACGTGCGCATGCTGCCCAACCCGCACTACGTGCCGGCGCTGCGCCAGCTCACGGGCCGCGACACGCCTGTGATCGAGTGGTTGCGCGAGCATGACGACGTGGCGCGCATGTACGACGACATCGAGCAATTTCTTTCGCACTGGATCGATGCGCTGGCGCGCGACCATCGCAGCTACGTCACGGTGGCCATCGGCTGCACGGGCGGGCAGCACCGCTCGGTGTTTCTTGTCGAGCAGTTGGCACACACCTTCGGCACCCGCTGGGGTGCGCTCAAGCGGCACCGCGAACTCGACGCGAACTAA
- a CDS encoding NAD kinase — protein MTSRFRHVALIGKYQASGARAQADARDGVMETIGTFLESQGCKVFVERSTCDEVDADAPAHPRYEALSVEEIGQRCDLGLVVGGDGTMLGIGRQLASYGIPLIGINRGRLGFITDIPLDNFQATLIPMLAGEYEEDHRSLMHAQVMRDGVSVFDALAMNDVVVNRGATSGMVELRVSVGSHFVANQRADGLIIATPTGSTAYALSAGGPLLHPAVPGWVLVPIAPHTLSNRPVLLPDADEIVIELVGGRDASANFDMQSLASLAIGDRVVVRRSDFRVRFLHPRGWSYFDTLRKKLHWNEGGS, from the coding sequence ATGACCTCTCGCTTCCGTCACGTCGCCCTGATCGGCAAATACCAGGCTTCCGGCGCCAGAGCGCAGGCGGATGCGCGCGACGGCGTCATGGAGACCATCGGCACCTTCCTGGAATCGCAGGGTTGCAAGGTCTTCGTCGAACGTTCGACCTGCGATGAGGTGGACGCCGACGCCCCCGCCCATCCACGCTACGAAGCCCTGTCGGTCGAAGAAATCGGCCAGCGCTGCGACCTCGGCCTCGTGGTCGGCGGCGACGGCACCATGCTGGGCATCGGAAGGCAGCTCGCCAGCTACGGCATCCCGCTGATCGGCATCAACCGTGGGCGGCTCGGCTTCATCACCGACATTCCGCTCGACAACTTCCAGGCCACCCTCATTCCGATGCTGGCCGGCGAATACGAGGAAGACCACCGCAGCCTGATGCACGCGCAGGTCATGCGCGACGGCGTCTCGGTGTTCGACGCGCTCGCCATGAACGACGTGGTGGTCAATCGCGGCGCGACCTCGGGCATGGTCGAACTGCGCGTGTCGGTGGGCAGCCATTTCGTGGCCAACCAGCGCGCCGACGGCCTGATCATCGCGACGCCCACCGGATCGACCGCCTATGCGCTGTCGGCCGGCGGGCCCCTGCTTCATCCGGCGGTGCCCGGATGGGTGCTGGTGCCGATCGCGCCGCACACGCTCTCGAACCGCCCGGTGCTGTTGCCCGACGCCGACGAGATCGTGATCGAGCTGGTCGGCGGGCGCGACGCCAGTGCCAATTTCGACATGCAGTCATTGGCCTCGCTCGCGATCGGCGACCGCGTGGTGGTGCGCCGCTCCGACTTTCGGGTGCGCTTCCTGCACCCGCGGGGCTGGAGCTATTTCGACACGTTGCGCAAAAAACTTCATTGGAACGAAGGGGGCTCCTGA
- a CDS encoding helix-turn-helix transcriptional regulator produces the protein MLSALLHYAVRASLSQAIAQERHAMCEPEAVGAPPRLYDESALRPLDPQPFGAEASGLVGELLRARAPEARQRMVRGMLGSMGFDWLSYGTVSLVGGRVRTQSFFTAYANAEWVQRYFASNHMQVDPRHQETPLSSLPLTWDLEQIEAIAAAGTACAQQQVFLDDMRACGMHSGMLFRVASLKNSNEHAVIGVQSQRSGRDWISSEIAGQALMLGFSVHEFLARHELTPSEVDAQASLSSLQHAARPPEGAHLSPMQQRILAHLLHGLSDKEIAQRLSVSAHAVDYHMRQLRRRFAVRNRLQLANAVQDAGWQAADAGCA, from the coding sequence ATGCTGTCAGCTCTTCTTCACTACGCCGTGCGCGCGTCGCTGTCCCAGGCGATCGCTCAAGAACGGCACGCTATGTGCGAGCCCGAAGCAGTCGGTGCGCCGCCACGGCTCTATGACGAGTCCGCGCTTCGTCCGCTCGACCCGCAGCCGTTCGGTGCCGAGGCGAGCGGCCTCGTCGGCGAACTCCTGCGCGCGCGCGCACCCGAAGCGCGGCAGCGAATGGTCCGCGGCATGCTTGGCTCGATGGGCTTCGACTGGCTGAGCTACGGCACTGTCTCGCTCGTGGGGGGTCGTGTGCGCACGCAAAGCTTCTTCACGGCCTACGCGAATGCCGAATGGGTGCAGCGGTATTTCGCAAGCAACCATATGCAGGTGGATCCCAGGCATCAAGAGACGCCCCTGTCGAGCTTGCCGCTCACCTGGGACCTTGAACAAATCGAGGCAATCGCCGCGGCCGGCACTGCGTGTGCGCAGCAGCAGGTTTTTCTGGACGACATGCGCGCATGCGGAATGCACAGCGGCATGCTGTTCCGCGTTGCATCGCTCAAGAATTCCAATGAGCATGCGGTGATCGGCGTGCAGTCGCAGCGCAGCGGGCGCGACTGGATATCGAGTGAAATCGCGGGCCAGGCACTGATGCTCGGATTCAGTGTCCATGAGTTCCTCGCTCGTCATGAACTCACTCCCAGTGAAGTCGATGCGCAAGCAAGCCTCTCAAGTCTTCAGCATGCCGCCCGCCCCCCAGAGGGCGCGCACTTGTCGCCTATGCAGCAACGCATCCTGGCCCATTTGCTGCACGGCTTGAGCGACAAGGAAATTGCGCAGCGTTTGAGTGTTTCGGCGCATGCCGTCGACTATCACATGCGGCAACTCCGCCGACGCTTTGCCGTCCGCAATCGTCTGCAACTGGCCAATGCGGTTCAGGATGCGGGATGGCAGGCGGCCGATGCTGGATGCGCCTAG
- the sctR gene encoding type III secretion system export apparatus subunit SctR, with product MQGAIPEPITIVALILALGVTSFAALMVTSYTKLIIVFGLLRTALGLQQTPPNMVLNGIAIILSVYIMAPVGMEVGDALRNRTLGQKGEGLNDIVAVIDAAKVPLKEFLQKHTRERERQFFLKSASSMWPQARAAQLQPDDFMVLVPSFTLSELTRAFQIGFVIYLVFVVVDLIVATVLLALGMSMIAPTTISLPFKLLLFVMLDGWTRLVHGLVLSYR from the coding sequence ATGCAAGGAGCCATTCCCGAACCGATCACCATCGTCGCGCTGATCCTGGCCCTCGGGGTCACATCGTTCGCGGCACTGATGGTGACAAGCTACACCAAGCTCATCATCGTCTTCGGCCTGCTGCGCACGGCGCTCGGGCTGCAGCAGACGCCACCGAACATGGTGCTCAACGGCATCGCGATCATCCTGTCGGTCTACATCATGGCGCCCGTGGGCATGGAGGTGGGCGACGCTCTGCGCAACCGCACGCTCGGCCAGAAGGGCGAGGGGTTGAACGACATCGTGGCGGTGATCGACGCGGCCAAGGTGCCGTTGAAGGAGTTCCTGCAGAAGCACACGCGCGAGCGCGAGCGCCAGTTCTTCCTGAAGTCCGCATCGAGCATGTGGCCGCAGGCCCGCGCCGCCCAATTGCAGCCCGACGACTTCATGGTGCTGGTGCCGAGCTTCACGCTCAGCGAGCTCACGCGCGCGTTCCAGATCGGCTTCGTCATCTACCTGGTGTTCGTCGTCGTGGACCTGATCGTGGCGACCGTGCTGCTCGCGCTGGGCATGTCGATGATCGCGCCCACGACCATCTCGCTGCCCTTCAAGCTGCTGCTGTTCGTGATGCTGGACGGATGGACCCGGCTGGTTCACGGGCTGGTGCTGTCGTACCGGTGA
- the sctV gene encoding type III secretion system export apparatus subunit SctV, with the protein MARNPRPDRQGGSRWRELASNAGRYNDLLLAGLLVVVVALFVLPLPTALLDLLIAANLAISLVLLIVAMYVPSALSLSTFPSLLLFTTLFRLALNIASTKLILLHAHAGNIIDTFGKLIVGNNVVVGGVVFLIIAIVQFIVIAKGSERVAEVAARFALDAMPGKQMSIDADVRAGALSSAQAQKRRQLLEQESQLHGAMDGAMKFVKGDAIASIVIALINILAGLTIGTLMRDMSLGAALQRYAILTVGDGMVSQIPSLLVSIAAGIVITRVSTSDKRDSQLARQIGEQLTAHPRALMIAGIAIASFALVPGFPKWVFGLLGAVLLGGGFAVRRLRSHGGTPDWISSDDSLFAEAQEGDNAIAAPLSLRFSQGLRRDFDRHLLNDRLAEVKRSVESDLGPIFPRLQLSHSDALPEHDYQVLVHDVAVARGTLRPGWLLLDPAAGMHMPAGAEVGEAFGPFARVVWVRNPEPGLAAWRGEEIVALHLDHAVRCSVKELIGLQEVQRLLHAVQREAPELAAEVARTASTQRIAEVLRRLLQEGIPIRNLHAIFEALTIWAPKEQDGIALTEQVRAHLGRYITSRYVGPNRQLEAILFESSLLERLFKAVDRTPHGNLLLLSPAVAQDIREQVRRILGSTANRVVAIASADVRRYVKTLLEPVAPQLTVLSYQEIDDDVALQPVGWVTNPQAH; encoded by the coding sequence ATGGCAAGGAATCCGCGACCCGATCGACAAGGCGGCAGCCGATGGCGCGAGCTCGCCAGCAACGCGGGCCGCTACAACGACTTGCTGCTCGCCGGACTGCTCGTGGTGGTGGTGGCGCTGTTCGTGCTGCCGCTGCCCACGGCGCTGCTCGACCTGCTGATCGCGGCCAACCTTGCAATCAGCCTGGTGCTCCTGATCGTGGCGATGTACGTGCCTTCGGCGCTGTCGCTGTCGACCTTTCCGTCGCTGCTGCTTTTCACCACGCTCTTTCGCCTGGCGCTGAACATCGCATCGACCAAGCTGATCCTGCTGCACGCGCATGCGGGCAACATCATCGACACCTTCGGCAAGCTCATCGTGGGCAACAACGTGGTGGTCGGAGGCGTGGTGTTCCTCATCATCGCCATCGTCCAGTTCATCGTCATCGCCAAGGGGTCGGAGCGGGTCGCCGAAGTTGCCGCGCGGTTCGCGCTTGACGCGATGCCCGGCAAGCAGATGAGCATCGATGCAGACGTGCGTGCGGGCGCCTTGTCCTCGGCGCAGGCGCAAAAGCGACGCCAGCTCCTGGAGCAGGAGTCGCAGCTGCATGGCGCGATGGACGGCGCGATGAAGTTCGTGAAGGGCGACGCGATCGCAAGCATCGTGATCGCGCTCATCAACATCCTGGCGGGGCTGACCATCGGCACCCTGATGCGCGACATGAGCCTGGGCGCCGCGCTGCAGCGCTACGCCATCCTCACGGTCGGCGACGGCATGGTGTCGCAGATCCCGTCGCTGCTGGTCTCCATCGCCGCGGGCATCGTGATCACGCGCGTGAGCACGAGCGACAAGCGCGACTCCCAGCTCGCGCGCCAGATCGGCGAACAACTCACGGCGCACCCGCGCGCGCTCATGATCGCAGGCATCGCGATCGCAAGCTTCGCGCTGGTGCCGGGTTTTCCGAAGTGGGTGTTCGGCCTGCTCGGCGCCGTGCTGCTTGGCGGCGGCTTCGCCGTGCGGCGGCTGCGCAGCCACGGCGGAACGCCCGATTGGATCTCCAGCGACGACAGCCTGTTCGCCGAAGCGCAGGAGGGCGACAACGCCATCGCGGCGCCGCTTTCTCTGCGTTTTTCGCAGGGGTTGCGCAGGGACTTCGACCGCCACCTCCTCAACGACCGCCTCGCCGAGGTCAAGCGGTCGGTCGAGAGCGATCTCGGCCCGATCTTTCCGCGCCTGCAACTGAGCCATTCCGATGCGCTGCCCGAGCACGACTACCAGGTGCTGGTGCACGACGTGGCGGTGGCGCGCGGCACGCTCAGGCCCGGCTGGCTGCTGCTGGACCCCGCGGCAGGCATGCACATGCCGGCGGGAGCGGAGGTCGGCGAGGCCTTCGGGCCGTTCGCCCGTGTCGTGTGGGTGCGCAACCCGGAGCCGGGCTTGGCCGCCTGGCGCGGCGAGGAGATCGTTGCGCTTCACCTCGATCACGCGGTGCGCTGCAGCGTGAAGGAACTCATCGGCTTGCAGGAGGTGCAGCGCTTGCTGCACGCGGTGCAGCGCGAGGCGCCCGAACTCGCCGCGGAGGTGGCGCGCACCGCCTCCACGCAGCGCATCGCCGAGGTGCTCCGGCGCCTGCTGCAGGAGGGCATTCCGATCCGCAATCTGCACGCCATCTTCGAGGCGCTCACCATCTGGGCGCCGAAGGAGCAGGACGGCATCGCGCTCACCGAGCAGGTGCGCGCCCACCTGGGGCGCTACATCACCAGCCGCTATGTCGGACCCAACCGCCAGCTCGAGGCGATCCTGTTCGAGTCGAGCCTGCTGGAGCGCCTCTTCAAGGCGGTGGACCGCACGCCCCACGGCAACCTGTTGCTCCTGAGCCCCGCGGTCGCGCAGGACATTCGCGAGCAGGTGCGCCGCATCCTCGGCTCCACGGCCAACCGCGTGGTCGCCATCGCCTCGGCCGACGTGCGGCGCTACGTGAAGACGCTGCTGGAGCCGGTCGCTCCGCAGCTCACGGTGCTTTCTTACCAGGAAATCGACGACGACGTGGCCCTGCAGCCGGTGGGCTGGGTCACCAATCCGCAAGCCCATTGA